Proteins encoded by one window of Synechococcus sp. MVIR-18-1:
- a CDS encoding carotenoid oxygenase family protein produces the protein MGSPVTVAPASARFNRSEWSSAFRNVDEELTDVPLKPVRGEVPDALRGSLYRNGPGRLERDGQRVHHPFDGDGMITALHFDADGVRCSNRFVRTSGWKAEEAAGKVLFRGVFGSQKPGGPLANAFDLRLKNIANTSVVRLGDDLLALWEAAEPHALDPQTLETRGISLLGGVLKKGEAFSAHPRFDPGHHGDPRMVTFGVKTGPRSTVRLMEFATTDNAAAGIRAGDLLSDRRDTFAGFAFLHDFAITPNWAVFLQNSINFNPLPFVLGQKGAAQCLTSNPNGKAKFWLIPRDSGAFSGQEPRVIDAPDGFVFHHLNAWEEDGEVVVESIYYSDFPSIGPDQDFADVNFDLIPEGLLDQCRINLDSESIKITRLSERCCEFAMVNPKQQGLPCRFAWMAAAAREQGNDPLQVIKKLDLQTGKRHFWSAAPSGFVSEPLMVPRPGASAEDDGWVLDLVWNGARNASDLVILAASDLKEVAVLELPLAIPHGLHGSWVAES, from the coding sequence ATGGGTAGCCCAGTGACCGTTGCACCCGCTTCTGCTCGTTTCAATCGCTCGGAATGGTCCAGTGCCTTCCGCAACGTGGACGAAGAACTCACGGATGTGCCCTTGAAGCCAGTGCGTGGCGAGGTGCCGGACGCGTTGCGCGGCTCGCTGTATCGCAATGGACCTGGCCGTTTGGAACGGGATGGTCAGCGCGTGCATCATCCGTTTGATGGGGACGGAATGATCACCGCCCTGCACTTTGATGCGGACGGCGTGCGTTGCAGCAACCGCTTTGTGCGCACCAGTGGCTGGAAAGCTGAGGAGGCTGCAGGCAAGGTGCTGTTTCGTGGTGTTTTTGGGAGCCAAAAGCCAGGGGGACCGCTGGCGAACGCTTTTGATTTACGGCTCAAAAATATTGCCAACACCAGCGTGGTTCGGCTTGGAGATGATCTCCTGGCGTTATGGGAAGCCGCTGAGCCCCATGCCTTAGATCCGCAAACCCTGGAGACCAGAGGTATTTCCCTTCTCGGTGGTGTGCTTAAGAAGGGGGAGGCCTTCAGTGCTCACCCCCGTTTCGACCCTGGCCATCACGGTGACCCGCGGATGGTGACCTTCGGAGTGAAAACCGGGCCTCGCAGCACCGTTCGCTTGATGGAATTTGCGACCACCGACAATGCCGCGGCTGGAATTCGAGCTGGTGATTTGCTCAGTGATCGCCGCGATACGTTTGCCGGATTTGCCTTCCTGCATGACTTCGCCATCACGCCTAATTGGGCGGTGTTTCTGCAAAATTCAATCAATTTCAATCCGCTCCCCTTCGTCCTTGGACAAAAGGGAGCGGCTCAATGCCTCACGTCCAATCCCAATGGCAAAGCCAAATTTTGGTTGATCCCCAGAGACAGCGGTGCCTTTTCTGGTCAGGAACCACGGGTCATTGATGCTCCTGATGGCTTTGTGTTTCATCACCTCAATGCCTGGGAAGAGGACGGAGAGGTGGTCGTGGAGAGCATTTATTACAGCGATTTTCCATCGATCGGTCCGGATCAGGATTTCGCTGATGTGAACTTCGACCTCATCCCCGAGGGCTTGCTCGACCAATGCCGCATCAATCTCGATTCTGAGTCGATCAAAATCACCCGTCTCAGTGAGCGCTGTTGTGAGTTCGCCATGGTGAACCCCAAACAGCAGGGTCTTCCCTGCCGCTTTGCCTGGATGGCGGCCGCGGCGCGAGAACAGGGGAATGATCCCTTGCAGGTGATTAAAAAACTCGATCTTCAAACTGGCAAACGGCACTTTTGGAGTGCAGCTCCCTCTGGATTCGTCAGCGAACCGTTGATGGTGCCTCGCCCCGGAGCCAGTGCAGAGGACGACGGCTGGGTGTTGGACCTGGTTTGGAATGGAGCGCGCAATGCGTCTGATCTGGTGATCCTGGCTGCCTCTGATCTCAAAGAAGTTGCCGTGCTGGAGCTCCCCCTAGCGATTCCCCACGGACTGCATGGCAGTTGGGTGGCGGAGTCCTGA
- a CDS encoding SIMPL domain-containing protein: protein MTVALNRLIVRSRPLSRSSILIPVVVGVALGSASPALASAQVCKGTLLQLQVRESGSSATDRFRFSLGLQAEAASKEAAMALLNQRLDRARQSLKPLTLGALNIPAPRSYSYGGGNSSNTKLERATTGIGGEVSRDNYDALIQLAGRLPGVRLQGMTSLASSRGGESLEDQLLKQALKEGRRRAKVAASALGLGRVDLFRINQRGRDVRPVAYEAARMSQPTFRPDEAPKPTRSLSVGLDYCLR from the coding sequence ATGACTGTTGCCTTGAACCGTCTGATCGTTCGGTCTCGTCCGCTCTCACGATCGTCGATCTTGATTCCGGTTGTGGTTGGGGTTGCCCTCGGTTCAGCTTCGCCGGCATTGGCTTCAGCTCAAGTCTGCAAAGGCACCTTGTTGCAACTTCAGGTGCGAGAAAGCGGTAGCAGCGCTACGGATCGCTTTCGCTTTTCACTTGGATTGCAAGCGGAAGCTGCTTCGAAAGAGGCCGCGATGGCGCTTCTCAATCAGCGCCTTGATCGCGCCCGCCAAAGCCTGAAGCCCTTGACTCTTGGCGCCTTGAACATTCCTGCTCCTCGCAGTTACTCCTATGGGGGTGGCAATTCCTCCAATACCAAGTTGGAGCGCGCCACGACGGGGATTGGTGGTGAGGTGAGCCGTGATAACTACGATGCGCTGATTCAATTGGCAGGTCGCTTGCCTGGTGTGCGCCTTCAAGGGATGACATCACTGGCCTCCAGCAGGGGCGGTGAGTCATTGGAAGATCAGTTGCTGAAACAGGCTTTAAAAGAAGGGCGTCGCCGCGCGAAGGTCGCCGCGAGTGCTTTGGGATTGGGCCGTGTTGATCTTTTCCGAATCAATCAACGTGGGCGAGATGTTAGGCCCGTTGCCTATGAGGCAGCACGGATGTCGCAGCCAACATTTCGCCCTGACGAGGCCCCAAAACCCACGCGGTCGCTCAGTGTTGGCTTGGATTATTGCCTGCGCTAA
- a CDS encoding BCCT family transporter, whose product MSESPTPVRSSLSQPPLWVGAIPLLIFLLVSAIDLALAKHFTETGKTIVSHSLGGLWQWMVMLLFLIALAIAISPVGKLRLGGATAKPSLKFFDWCAVLICTLLAGGGVFWSAAEPLYHFQTPSPVFEGVVGSTAAAVDPALAVSFLHWGFLAWALVATTTTITFSILEQRGEPLRPRTLLVNILPKGWVNGPIGDLADGLSVVAAIAGTVGPLGFLSLQLSNAAGQLPWLSDSAGLQSLVVVLLTAVFATSTVSGIQKGIKWLSELNVWLTLLLGAGLLILGPGIWLIQHFFSGFWTYLVHLPQMALMPRTDVSEPWLNSWTVFYWGWFLGYAPLMGLFTAGVSRGRSIRELVLAVALLCPIVTNIWFTLLGGTGMKLELGGAGISEALAQSGAAASLLAILSALPLSGLLIPIGLLLVVLFMCTSADSMSYAAAMVVSGRNEPSQRLRLFWALMIGSLTLVLLRIGTGLGDSTSIDALQAFIVITAVPVTPLVLFTLWSAPRLAFKEWQRSGQAAD is encoded by the coding sequence TTGTCTGAATCCCCCACCCCAGTCCGCTCGTCCTTGAGCCAGCCACCCCTATGGGTTGGTGCCATCCCCCTGCTGATTTTCTTGCTGGTCTCCGCCATTGATCTGGCGTTAGCGAAGCACTTCACGGAAACCGGCAAAACCATCGTGAGCCATTCGCTCGGAGGGCTGTGGCAATGGATGGTGATGCTGCTGTTCCTTATTGCCCTGGCCATTGCCATCAGTCCGGTGGGGAAACTTCGGCTTGGGGGCGCAACAGCAAAGCCCAGTCTGAAATTTTTCGATTGGTGCGCTGTCTTAATTTGCACCCTGCTCGCGGGCGGCGGCGTTTTCTGGTCTGCAGCTGAGCCGCTCTACCACTTCCAAACACCCTCCCCTGTCTTTGAAGGAGTGGTGGGAAGCACAGCGGCAGCTGTTGATCCAGCTCTAGCCGTGAGCTTTCTGCACTGGGGCTTCCTCGCATGGGCGCTCGTGGCCACCACCACCACGATCACATTTTCAATTTTGGAACAGCGGGGAGAACCGCTACGGCCTCGCACTCTCCTGGTCAACATCCTTCCCAAGGGTTGGGTGAACGGCCCCATTGGAGATCTTGCCGATGGCCTTTCGGTTGTTGCGGCCATCGCTGGAACCGTTGGCCCTTTGGGTTTCCTGTCGCTTCAACTCAGCAATGCAGCGGGACAACTCCCATGGCTGAGTGACAGTGCAGGACTTCAGTCGCTTGTCGTGGTCCTGCTCACAGCAGTGTTTGCCACATCCACCGTCAGCGGCATCCAAAAAGGCATTAAGTGGCTATCGGAACTCAACGTTTGGCTCACCCTTCTATTAGGGGCTGGGTTGCTGATCCTCGGGCCTGGCATCTGGCTGATCCAACATTTTTTCAGTGGATTTTGGACCTACCTGGTGCATCTGCCTCAGATGGCTTTGATGCCTCGAACAGACGTCTCTGAACCGTGGTTGAACAGCTGGACGGTTTTTTATTGGGGTTGGTTTTTGGGCTATGCACCACTCATGGGTCTATTCACCGCGGGAGTGAGCCGCGGCCGCAGCATCCGTGAACTGGTCTTAGCCGTTGCGCTCCTTTGCCCGATCGTGACCAATATCTGGTTCACCTTGCTTGGTGGAACAGGAATGAAGCTGGAACTCGGAGGCGCAGGCATCAGTGAGGCCCTGGCGCAGAGCGGAGCGGCTGCATCCTTGCTAGCCATCCTGAGTGCGCTTCCCCTTTCAGGTCTGCTGATCCCGATCGGGCTCCTGTTGGTGGTTCTGTTCATGTGCACGAGTGCCGACTCGATGAGTTACGCCGCCGCCATGGTGGTGAGCGGACGCAATGAGCCATCGCAGCGATTGCGGCTGTTCTGGGCCTTGATGATCGGCAGCCTCACCTTGGTGTTGTTGAGAATCGGTACGGGCTTAGGTGACAGCACCTCGATTGATGCCCTGCAAGCGTTCATCGTGATCACAGCAGTGCCGGTCACACCGCTGGTGTTGTTCACGCTATGGAGCGCTCCAAGGCTCGCTTTCAAGGAATGGCAACGCAGCGGTCAAGCTGCTGATTGA
- a CDS encoding FAD-dependent oxidoreductase — MTSTSLPASAAVVIIGGGMAGLSCAASLARRGISDVILLEGKTLAHARASSFGETRMFREMYSDPVLCRLAQEANRLWRDEETHAGEILRDTHGLLFYGESWDEETIEGSIPGARNVMDDQGIPYEALNAAQIAERFPLKPKADFTGLFEPTAGAVRSDKVIAHWVRTARKAGHQLVEHSPVSSIDADGGGVSLESGHHISAGHVVVACGIWSQLLLTPLGLAPKLEIWPMLWAHYTVDPALASRYPQWFCFQKERGDDGGLYYGFPSLSTTADGRPRIKAGIDWSPEELRVAEPNAMCTEAPARLLELLDTFLFNELDGVQERVETVMSPYSMTSDVNFVLDRLTPKLSLFAGGSGQSFKFAPLIGDSLARLASGEQPAADISCWSHQRDAVRA; from the coding sequence ATGACTTCCACCTCTCTCCCCGCTAGCGCAGCAGTGGTGATCATCGGGGGCGGCATGGCCGGCCTCAGCTGTGCCGCATCACTCGCGCGCCGAGGAATCAGCGATGTCATTCTTCTTGAAGGCAAAACGCTGGCCCATGCGCGAGCCAGCAGCTTCGGCGAAACGCGAATGTTCCGGGAAATGTATTCCGACCCGGTGCTCTGCCGTCTCGCGCAGGAAGCCAATCGGCTTTGGCGGGACGAGGAGACCCATGCCGGTGAAATTTTGCGTGACACCCATGGCCTTCTCTTCTATGGAGAAAGCTGGGATGAAGAGACGATCGAAGGATCGATCCCCGGCGCTCGCAACGTGATGGACGATCAGGGCATTCCCTATGAAGCCCTCAATGCTGCGCAGATCGCAGAGCGCTTCCCGCTGAAACCAAAAGCCGATTTCACAGGACTGTTCGAACCCACCGCTGGTGCCGTCCGCAGCGACAAAGTCATTGCCCATTGGGTTCGCACCGCTCGTAAAGCAGGCCATCAGCTCGTCGAACACAGCCCTGTTAGCAGCATTGATGCTGACGGCGGCGGCGTCAGCCTCGAAAGCGGTCATCACATCAGTGCTGGGCACGTTGTTGTGGCCTGCGGCATTTGGAGTCAACTCCTGCTGACCCCGCTAGGGCTGGCTCCAAAACTGGAAATCTGGCCAATGCTTTGGGCCCACTACACCGTGGATCCAGCTCTCGCTAGCCGCTACCCGCAATGGTTTTGCTTCCAGAAAGAGCGCGGTGATGACGGAGGCCTTTATTACGGCTTCCCCTCCCTCAGCACCACCGCTGACGGACGTCCTCGAATTAAAGCCGGGATCGACTGGTCTCCCGAGGAGCTCCGAGTCGCTGAACCGAACGCCATGTGCACCGAAGCTCCGGCCCGCCTCCTGGAGCTCCTGGACACCTTCCTGTTTAACGAGCTGGACGGCGTGCAAGAGCGGGTGGAAACGGTGATGAGCCCGTATTCCATGACGAGCGATGTGAATTTCGTCTTGGATCGCCTCACACCCAAGCTGAGCCTGTTTGCCGGTGGATCCGGCCAATCGTTCAAATTTGCTCCGCTCATTGGTGATTCGCTCGCCCGTCTTGCCAGCGGAGAACAACCAGCAGCCGATATCTCCTGCTGGAGCCATCAACGCGACGCCGTCCGCGCCTGA
- a CDS encoding Glu/Leu/Phe/Val dehydrogenase dimerization domain-containing protein — protein MTMASLQSAGTPEVSVLAQHVSDHLSVFVVAESSDTGKPANGGLRLLNYSSDEACIADGHRLASLMTHKHDLYGTGFAGGKIVARAAEPASVKDELISVTAELLQSLNGAMITGCDLNTSLEDMERLMSLTPHVLAAVGSPVDASAATAFGTVGAVEAVLAQSLTEATPGRALVHGCGAVGGTVAKTLIQHGWDVFTVDMDPERAGLPGATPLPPSSPWWDQELDLLLPCSISGLIDPEMASSLQVKAIVPAANAPFQKPETAEDLRRRSIRVLPDPLVNAGAVIADSIERFSPEAWDKATPQQVYDFVRHEVRQRATDFLKQRGDGLTVSDALVEVAAHSGKDPIGHSFGIAA, from the coding sequence ATGACCATGGCCTCTCTGCAATCCGCCGGCACCCCTGAGGTGTCGGTGCTGGCTCAACATGTCTCCGACCATCTCTCGGTGTTCGTGGTAGCCGAAAGCAGCGATACCGGCAAACCCGCTAACGGCGGCCTGCGGCTGCTCAATTACTCCAGTGATGAAGCCTGCATCGCCGACGGGCATCGGTTGGCCAGTCTGATGACCCATAAGCACGATCTTTACGGAACGGGCTTTGCTGGCGGCAAAATTGTTGCCAGGGCTGCGGAGCCCGCTTCTGTCAAAGATGAGTTGATCAGCGTCACCGCTGAGCTGCTTCAATCCTTGAACGGCGCCATGATCACAGGCTGTGATCTCAACACAAGCCTGGAAGACATGGAGCGATTGATGTCGCTAACGCCTCATGTTTTGGCGGCCGTTGGAAGCCCTGTGGATGCAAGCGCCGCGACCGCTTTCGGAACCGTGGGAGCCGTTGAGGCGGTGCTCGCTCAATCTCTTACAGAAGCAACGCCAGGCAGGGCCCTGGTACACGGATGTGGAGCCGTGGGTGGAACGGTGGCGAAAACCCTGATCCAGCATGGCTGGGACGTCTTTACCGTTGACATGGATCCAGAGCGGGCGGGGCTTCCCGGCGCGACACCCCTTCCCCCCAGCAGCCCGTGGTGGGACCAGGAACTCGACCTCCTCTTGCCCTGCTCGATCTCCGGTCTGATCGACCCTGAGATGGCCAGCTCTTTGCAGGTCAAAGCGATTGTTCCAGCCGCCAATGCTCCGTTCCAGAAACCCGAAACTGCCGAAGATCTGCGTCGTCGCAGCATCCGCGTCCTGCCCGATCCACTTGTGAATGCTGGCGCGGTCATTGCCGACTCGATCGAGCGCTTCTCGCCTGAGGCCTGGGACAAGGCCACACCACAGCAGGTGTACGACTTTGTACGCCACGAAGTGCGTCAGCGCGCCACGGATTTCTTAAAACAACGGGGAGATGGTCTCACTGTCAGTGACGCACTGGTTGAAGTTGCCGCCCACAGCGGTAAAGATCCCATAGGACACAGCTTCGGAATAGCCGCATGA
- a CDS encoding SAM-dependent methyltransferase, with protein sequence MAIAMTTGYSAQTEGARLCIDAASDWALTCVDQLTNDSSYVLMDYGAADGGTAVGLWSQVLDRLHKRQPKAHLTLIGNDLPSNDNVALAENIAKQLGRPPNPTVLVSARSFYEPLVAPETVSFGFSATAMHWLSESPGPLNTHTHVLASDDKEALERFTAQAMKDWASVLELRSVELAVGGRLLTVNLSRDEEGRYLGHNGGVTRNVHDQLHQIWRSLADEGVISEEIYRKGTILNFYKSPEEFMAPLKDKTSAAYLNGLRLVDERTVHVPCPYRKRWNEDADTASFAEGLMATIRSWSRHSFASVAGDETADLVYERLKQRIAASPEEWSLDYVEHHQIMERVA encoded by the coding sequence ATGGCCATTGCCATGACCACGGGTTACAGCGCTCAAACCGAAGGCGCACGCCTCTGCATTGATGCAGCCTCGGACTGGGCCCTGACTTGTGTTGATCAATTAACGAACGATTCCAGCTATGTGCTGATGGATTACGGCGCTGCCGACGGCGGCACCGCTGTTGGGCTGTGGTCTCAGGTTTTGGATCGGCTGCACAAACGCCAGCCCAAAGCCCATCTCACCTTGATCGGCAACGATCTTCCAAGCAACGACAACGTTGCCCTAGCCGAAAACATTGCCAAGCAGCTGGGTCGCCCTCCCAATCCCACCGTGCTGGTGAGTGCTCGCAGCTTCTATGAGCCCCTAGTGGCCCCTGAGACCGTGAGTTTTGGCTTCTCAGCCACAGCCATGCATTGGTTGAGTGAATCCCCTGGCCCCCTCAACACGCACACCCACGTGCTCGCCTCAGACGACAAGGAGGCCCTTGAGCGCTTCACGGCGCAAGCGATGAAGGATTGGGCCAGCGTCCTCGAACTGCGCAGCGTGGAGCTCGCCGTAGGCGGCCGCCTGCTCACCGTGAATTTGTCCCGTGATGAAGAAGGCCGATACCTCGGTCATAACGGTGGAGTCACTCGCAACGTTCATGACCAGCTGCATCAGATCTGGCGCAGCCTGGCTGATGAAGGCGTGATCAGCGAAGAGATCTATCGCAAGGGAACGATCCTGAACTTCTACAAGTCTCCGGAGGAGTTCATGGCTCCCCTCAAGGACAAGACTTCAGCGGCCTACCTCAATGGCCTCAGGCTCGTTGATGAGCGCACGGTCCACGTGCCCTGCCCCTATCGCAAGCGTTGGAACGAAGACGCCGACACCGCATCTTTCGCCGAAGGACTGATGGCGACGATCCGCAGCTGGAGCCGCCACAGTTTTGCCTCCGTCGCTGGTGATGAGACAGCGGATCTCGTGTATGAGCGCTTAAAGCAGCGCATTGCAGCCTCCCCAGAGGAGTGGAGCCTCGATTACGTGGAACACCACCAGATCATGGAGCGTGTGGCCTGA
- the rdgB gene encoding RdgB/HAM1 family non-canonical purine NTP pyrophosphatase produces MSNRVLVIASGNAGKIREFSNLLQQMPLQVDPQPEGIEVEETGITFRDNALLKARAVAEATGHWALADDSGLSVDALGGAPGVYSARYADSDPARIQRLLRELGDRNDRQARFSAALCIAAPDGSVLAAVEGHCEGSITFRARGTQGFGYDPVFEVKNSGLTFAEMSLDYKKKHGHRGRAFALLKPELEKLLANAPSQDASTRPNP; encoded by the coding sequence ATGAGCAACCGCGTTTTGGTGATTGCCAGCGGTAATGCCGGCAAGATTCGAGAGTTTTCGAACCTGCTGCAACAGATGCCCCTGCAGGTGGATCCACAACCCGAAGGGATCGAGGTGGAAGAAACCGGAATCACCTTCCGCGATAACGCCCTCCTTAAGGCAAGGGCCGTTGCCGAAGCCACTGGCCATTGGGCACTCGCTGATGATTCAGGCCTGAGTGTCGATGCACTTGGCGGTGCTCCGGGGGTTTACTCCGCGCGGTACGCAGACTCCGACCCAGCACGCATTCAACGCCTGCTCAGAGAGTTGGGGGATCGCAACGACCGCCAGGCACGCTTTAGTGCGGCTCTGTGTATCGCAGCACCTGACGGCAGCGTGCTGGCAGCAGTGGAGGGGCACTGCGAAGGATCGATCACCTTCAGGGCTCGCGGGACGCAAGGGTTCGGGTACGACCCCGTATTCGAAGTCAAAAACAGTGGACTCACCTTTGCAGAAATGAGTCTGGATTACAAAAAAAAACACGGACATCGAGGGCGCGCCTTTGCCCTGCTAAAGCCAGAGCTGGAGAAGCTTCTCGCCAACGCGCCAAGCCAAGACGCGAGCACAAGGCCAAACCCCTAA
- a CDS encoding phosphoglucomutase/phosphomannomutase family protein, producing MVSSPLPLDASPIRFGTDGWRGILGVDITVERLLPVAVAAAQELAHQAPQSLNSRTVVIGYDRRFLAPELAEVVAAAVRGCGLEPLLTDTAVPTPACSWAVVERQSLGALVITASHNPPEWLGLKIKGPFGGSVEGTFTAAVERRLAAGGITVPVAGSSERFDGRGEHLAGLRTKFDLQALTVGLRTMGLHVFVDPMHGSAAGCVSDLLGDDAKDLITEIRTNRDPLFGGCAPEPLAPHLGELMAAVKASKAEGRHAVGLVFDGDGDRIAAVDENGRFCSTQQLMPLLIDHLARAKNLPGSVVKTVSGSDLMRLVAEDLGREVLELPVGFKYIAAEMLAGEVLIGGEESGGVGFGMHLPERDALFAAVLVLEALVEGKQPLGERMKTIQERCGGEAHYDRLDLRLANMDSRRRLEALLADTPPQEVAGCPVLEVVTTDGVKLRLGPSHWLMLRFSGTEPLLRLYCEAPSPSRVDEVLGWARTFAAAI from the coding sequence ATGGTGTCTTCCCCTCTTCCACTGGACGCCTCTCCGATCCGGTTTGGTACCGATGGTTGGCGAGGGATTTTGGGAGTGGATATCACTGTGGAGCGATTGCTTCCTGTTGCCGTCGCCGCAGCCCAGGAGCTCGCCCACCAGGCACCTCAAAGTTTAAACAGCCGCACCGTGGTGATCGGCTACGACCGCCGCTTCCTCGCCCCTGAACTCGCCGAAGTTGTAGCTGCAGCCGTCCGCGGCTGCGGCCTGGAACCGCTTCTCACCGATACGGCCGTTCCCACACCGGCCTGCAGCTGGGCAGTCGTGGAACGCCAATCACTCGGAGCACTTGTGATCACGGCCAGTCATAACCCTCCGGAATGGCTTGGGCTCAAAATCAAAGGTCCCTTTGGTGGATCGGTGGAGGGCACCTTCACTGCTGCGGTGGAGCGACGGCTGGCCGCTGGAGGCATCACAGTGCCGGTGGCTGGCAGTAGCGAACGCTTTGATGGCCGCGGAGAACATCTCGCAGGATTACGAACCAAATTTGACCTCCAGGCTCTGACCGTTGGCCTGCGGACCATGGGTCTCCACGTGTTCGTCGATCCCATGCATGGCTCGGCAGCCGGCTGCGTGTCAGACCTATTGGGCGACGACGCCAAGGATCTGATCACCGAGATCCGAACCAACCGTGACCCCCTATTCGGTGGATGTGCGCCGGAACCCCTGGCCCCTCACCTCGGGGAACTGATGGCTGCAGTAAAAGCCTCAAAAGCAGAGGGCCGCCATGCCGTTGGCCTGGTCTTTGATGGCGATGGCGACCGCATTGCCGCAGTAGATGAAAACGGACGGTTCTGCAGCACCCAGCAGTTGATGCCACTGCTGATCGATCACTTGGCTCGTGCCAAAAATCTGCCTGGGTCGGTGGTGAAAACGGTGAGCGGTTCCGACCTCATGCGCCTTGTTGCGGAAGATCTGGGCCGGGAGGTCCTTGAACTGCCTGTGGGCTTCAAGTACATCGCGGCTGAAATGTTGGCCGGAGAGGTGCTGATCGGCGGAGAGGAGTCCGGCGGCGTGGGATTTGGCATGCACCTGCCAGAACGGGACGCCCTGTTTGCCGCCGTGCTCGTGCTCGAAGCGTTGGTGGAAGGAAAGCAGCCCCTTGGCGAGCGCATGAAAACCATCCAAGAGCGGTGCGGTGGCGAGGCTCACTATGACCGCCTCGATCTCCGCCTCGCCAACATGGACTCCCGCCGCCGGCTGGAAGCCCTTTTGGCTGACACGCCTCCCCAAGAGGTCGCTGGATGCCCTGTTCTCGAGGTGGTCACCACAGACGGCGTCAAACTCAGGCTCGGCCCAAGCCATTGGCTGATGCTGCGCTTCTCTGGAACAGAGCCCTTGCTTCGCCTGTATTGCGAAGCTCCAAGCCCGTCGCGGGTCGATGAGGTTCTGGGCTGGGCCCGCACCTTTGCAGCCGCCATATGA
- a CDS encoding TM0106 family RecB-like putative nuclease, with protein sequence MGATPHADKPLTDRLLRSWVRCRRRVWLDRHANPDDRLYTAHRTLQLDDQQRSFVALLPGKPGHGLAACERGDAGVVGVRLRGVMPDDSSLKGAALEAHPPLLERVKGLSRWGDFAYRPVIARQGRRLTREHRFQLALAGRLLAEFQGGPVPDGLALAGSGRRLERERLPLGNSLNRQLDDSLLRLSADLNRTDPPALTADRRKCTLCSWRGLCNDVASQEGHLSEVSGIGAKRREMLQDIGVNSLQALAAANPKDLAGQLKRFGEQHAAMAAPLVAQARVQRDGVVERLDALPALPELRNAPGVLLYDIESDPDARDDFLHGFVRLPKNGLANDGVSSWDLTRATYHPLLVLQEHGEKRCWQRIQRFLATYPDWLILHYGETESLALLRMAKRQGVSETEQQALRERLIDVHARLRAHWQLPLSSYGLKAVAGWRGFKWGQAGVDGARALLWWRQWRGEGVKARGSSHALRWILTYNRDDGFATWAVAQWLLSGDQRPS encoded by the coding sequence ATGGGTGCCACCCCTCACGCTGACAAGCCACTCACCGACAGGTTGCTGCGCAGCTGGGTGCGCTGCCGAAGGAGGGTATGGCTTGACCGCCATGCCAATCCAGATGATCGCCTTTACACCGCGCATCGCACCTTGCAGTTGGATGACCAACAGCGCAGTTTTGTGGCCTTGCTGCCGGGTAAGCCAGGCCATGGCCTGGCGGCTTGCGAGCGCGGAGATGCCGGAGTTGTCGGGGTGAGGTTGCGCGGTGTCATGCCGGACGACTCATCCTTAAAGGGTGCGGCCTTAGAAGCCCATCCGCCTCTGCTGGAGAGGGTGAAAGGGTTGAGTCGTTGGGGGGACTTTGCCTATCGGCCCGTGATCGCTCGGCAGGGCCGCCGCTTAACCCGAGAACACCGATTCCAGCTTGCTTTGGCTGGACGCTTGTTGGCTGAATTTCAGGGTGGGCCTGTGCCTGATGGCCTTGCACTGGCAGGGTCGGGGCGACGTTTAGAGCGTGAGCGCTTACCGCTTGGCAACAGCTTGAATCGCCAGCTCGACGACTCTCTGCTGCGACTGTCAGCCGATCTGAACAGAACCGATCCGCCAGCTTTGACGGCAGATCGTCGCAAGTGCACCCTCTGCAGCTGGCGGGGGCTCTGCAATGACGTTGCGTCTCAAGAAGGGCATCTCAGTGAAGTGAGTGGAATTGGCGCCAAAAGACGGGAGATGCTTCAAGACATTGGGGTCAATAGCCTTCAGGCTTTGGCCGCAGCCAACCCCAAGGATCTCGCTGGGCAGCTCAAGCGCTTCGGCGAACAGCACGCGGCGATGGCGGCCCCTTTGGTGGCCCAAGCCCGTGTTCAACGCGATGGCGTTGTGGAGCGTCTTGATGCGCTTCCCGCCTTGCCTGAATTGCGGAATGCTCCAGGGGTGTTGCTCTACGACATCGAATCAGATCCGGATGCGCGCGATGACTTTTTGCACGGTTTTGTCCGCTTGCCCAAGAACGGGTTGGCGAATGACGGAGTCTCTAGTTGGGATCTGACGCGTGCCACTTACCACCCGCTGCTGGTGCTTCAAGAGCATGGTGAGAAGCGCTGCTGGCAAAGGATCCAGCGTTTTCTTGCCACCTATCCCGATTGGTTGATTCTTCATTACGGCGAAACCGAGTCGTTGGCCCTGTTGCGTATGGCCAAACGCCAAGGCGTTTCAGAGACAGAACAGCAAGCCCTGCGGGAGAGGTTGATTGATGTTCATGCCCGCTTGCGTGCCCATTGGCAACTTCCCCTTAGCAGCTATGGCCTCAAGGCCGTAGCGGGCTGGAGAGGATTCAAATGGGGCCAGGCAGGAGTGGATGGAGCAAGGGCTCTGTTGTGGTGGCGTCAGTGGCGTGGTGAGGGGGTTAAGGCGCGGGGCTCCAGTCATGCCTTGCGTTGGATCCTTACTTACAACCGCGACGATGGCTTTGCCACATGGGCGGTGGCGCAATGGTTGTTGAGTGGTGATCAACGCCCGAGCTAA